A single Rhinolophus ferrumequinum isolate MPI-CBG mRhiFer1 chromosome 12, mRhiFer1_v1.p, whole genome shotgun sequence DNA region contains:
- the RRAGA gene encoding ras-related GTP-binding protein A has product MPNTAMKKKVLLMGKSGSGKTSMRSIIFANYIARDTRRLGATIDVEHSHVRFLGNLVLNLWDCGGQDTFMENYFTSQRDNIFRNVEVLIYVFDVESRELEKDMHYYQSCLEAILQNSPDAKIFCLVHKMDLVQEDQRDLIFKEREEDLRRLSRPLECACFRTSIWDETLYKAWSSIVYQLIPNVQQLEMNLRNFAQIIEADEVLLFERATFLVISHYQCKEQRDVHRFEKISNIIKQFKLSCSKLAASFQSMEVRNSNFAAFIDIFTSNTYVMVVMSDPSIPSAATLINIRNARKHFEKLERVDGPKHSLLMR; this is encoded by the coding sequence ATGCCAAATACAGCCATGAAGAAAAAGGTGCTGTTGATGGGGAAGAGCGGGTCGGGAAAGACCAGCATGAGGTCGATTATCTTTGCAAATTATATTGCTCGTGACACTCGGCGCCTGGGTGCCACCATTGATGTGGAGCACTCCCACGTCCGATTTCTGGGCAACCTGGTGCTGAACCTGTGGGACTGTGGCGGTCAGGACACCTTCATGGAAAATTACTTCACTAGCCAGCGAGACAACATCTTCCGTAACGTCGAGGTGTTGATTTATGTGTTTGACGTGGAGAGCCGCGAACTGGAAAAGGACATGCATTATTACCAGTCGTGTCTGGAGGCCATCCTCCAGAACTCTCCTGATGCCAAAATCTTCTGCCTGGTGCACAAAATGGATCTGGTTCAGGAGGATCAGCGTGACCTGATTTTTAAAGAGCGAGAGGAAGATCTGAGGCGTTTGTCTCGCCCCCTGGAGTGCGCTTGTTTTCGAACATCGATCTGGGATGAAACGCTCTACAAAGCCTGGTCCAGTATTGTCTATCAGCTGATTCCCAATGTTCAGCAGCTGGAGATGAACCTAAGGAATTTTGCCCAAATTATTGAGGCTGATGAAGTTCTGCTGTTCGAGAGAGCTACCTTCTTGGTCATTTCTCATTACCAGTGCAAAGAGCAGCGTGACGTCCACCGATTTGAGAAGATCAGCAACATCATTAAGCAATTCAAGCTGAGCTGCAGTAAATTGGCCGCTTCTTTCCAGAGCATGGAAGTTAGGAATTCTAACTTCGCTGCTTTCATCGACATCTTCACATCAAACACGTACGTGATGGTTGTTATGTCCGATCCGTCGATCCCGTCTGCAGCTACTCTGATCAACATTCGCAATGCCAGGAAACACTTTGAGAAGCTGGAGAGAGTGGATGGGCCCAAGCACAGCCTCCTCATGCGTTGA